Within Lagopus muta isolate bLagMut1 chromosome 1, bLagMut1 primary, whole genome shotgun sequence, the genomic segment gtggagtctcctccttggagatcttcagaagctgcctggaCGTGGCCTTGGTCACCCTGTTATGTAGGTGCCCCTCCTTAAGCAGGAGTTCGGCCATACAGACCCaggtccctgccaaccccaaccattctgtgatacttcaGTATTCTGTGGTGGTTTTGACTAAAAATTGGTTTGGCTGCAATGGTGCTCCTGAAGTTTATAAGACTaagctgtatgggaactgtatgtttatttttagacaGTGTTACATATTTATTTGTGCGAAGACAGCCTTGAAATTGAAATGAAGGGAAGGTATTAATTTTTGAGGAAATGGAGAGGAAGTATACTGGAAAGGAACCAATCAactatttaaaacagaaaccaCAGTTAACCCTGATGTTGTTACATCTGTGTCTGCAATACTGTTATTGGAGCTGGTTCTATATAAAACCAGTCATCAGGAATTTTTCTGTACATGAAAAGATAGAATTCAACTTACTGgagataaacatttttatattgatGATTTTTGGGGTTTTAGATAATTGAgggtttttttaaaattactaagTACTAACAACATTTACAATTCTTTTGCATCTCAGttgctcttcagaaaatggaCTCTATGCTTTCATCAGAGGCTGCGTGGGTATCGCAGTACAAAGATATCAGTGATGTGGATGAAATGAAAGTGCCAGACTGTGCAGAAACTTTTATGACTCTGTTGTTAGTTATAACAGGTAACTGCTAACCTATGGACATTCCTCTTGTTTATAACGAGTAACAGAAAAATGGCAGCTAATAGATTCCTTTGTTGAAGGTTAATTGTGTTAACAACAATCACCAAATAAAATTGTTGCAAAGTTGTGATATTTAACTTAATAAAAAATGTTCCTGTTCATCTTGTGTTTTGGACACAAATTTCAGGGCAAATAATCTTGAGCCATTGAGATATTTAGAAAGTAACacttaaaaaatactgaaactcGTTAATAGTAGAGATactaggatgatcagagggctggagcacctctcctatgaggaaaggttgagagaactgggcttgtttagcttggaaaacaaaaggctcccaggagacctcattgcagccttgcagtacttgaagggagcacataaacaggagggggaaggaCTGTTTAtgaggatggatagtgataggacaaggggggtggttttaaactgagacaggggaggttcagtgagatatcaggaggaagtttttcatgcagagaGTGACGGcgtgctggcacaggttgcccaaggaggttgtggtgtgTGCTCCTTGATGCTGTTGTGAGTCAGGTGTTTTCAAGTGCTGTATGATGCCATTATAGTAGTGAGGATAAACTGCCAGTAATGTCTCTTGTTCAAAACTTTTCAGTGttggaaaatataaaacatattAATTCCCAGACAGGTATAAGAATCTTCCAACGGCTTCCAGAAAACTGCAGTTCCTGGGGCTACAGAAGGAGTTGGTTGATGATTTTAGGATACGATTAACTCAAGTAATGAAGGAAGAGAGTAGAGATTCTTTAGGCTTCCGATACTGTGCGATCCTCAATGCTGTTAACTACATAGCAACTGTGCTGGCAGACTGGGCTGACAATGTAGtaagtaattatttaaaatgttcaatAGTTTTGTTTGTGtcataataaaacattttattttcagcgTTATTTAAATGTATTCAGAACAAttaattatggaaaaaatataactAGATATGAATTCAGGTTGAATAGAAAAGATACTGGTAGATTACTGTCTGATGTTTAAGCTTTATTAACAGTAAAGTTGGTAGAGATATGCAGAGAGAACCTGAGGAATGGAATGGTTTGAGCAGCCAAAAAGGTTGTTGCTTTATGTGCTCCACATTGTAAAAGCAAGCAAGTTGATTTTGGAGATTTGAGCCAGTGTGTTGCTGGTTGAAGTGCATGGAGAGCAGTAGCATGCACACGTTTCTTGAGCTCCTTGCTAAGTTAGCTTAAATGGATTTGGTTTGGGTACCTGCATTACAGCTCAGACCAGGTGTGCAGAAACACCACTCATCGATAACTGGTTATGGGGTGTGGGTTATTGTGCTGTATAACAGCCTGCTGAcagctcagctgttctgtgactgCTGTGGTACGAGGTCATACAACTGCCACGTGTAGAAGATGTGCAATAGGCACTGTGTGTGGGACAGGCAGCCAGCAGGTTCTTTTTACCTTCACAGGGAACTGTGGCTCTAGGAAGTCATGATTTGAGGGGAGAGCAGCCTTCATGTTACGTAGCTGCATCTGTACAAGCATCTTGATGTTCTTAGAGGCAACATGGAGATCATTACTGCTGTCATGTTAAACTCAATCCATTTCCTTGCTGTTGTCAGACCAGCAAACTTACGATTTAATGAGACATTAATTCTGAAACAAGTTCTAAATTCTAGTTTATTGTTGCAGATGGGATGGGGCGAGGGCAAGTGATTTTGACTGTTTTAAAGTGTTCTGCTGTCTCAAAGCACCTACTTAGTATTTCTTTGAATCTGTTCCTTTGATCTGTCTGCTGTTGTATTTGAAACCCATGTTGGTTACGCTCTTAGGATTGAAACATGGGGACCATGTGGAAATTGTTTTTATAATCTTAAAATTGTAAGATTATCAAAGTGTCAGAAGAGTGTTTTCTGGAATCCTACCTGCTAAAGTACAGAAGAGAAGTTCAAATAATAAGATTATTTTTGGTAGCACTTACATCTGATTGTCTTTCTCTAGTTCTTCTTGCAGCTACAGCAGGCTGAACTGGAGGTTTGTGCAGAAAGCGATGCTgtcagccagctgcagctggggcagctggCTTCAATGGAGAGTTCTGTCTTTGATGAAATGATCAACCTCCTGGAACGCCTGAAACACGATATGTTGAGTCGCCAAGTGTACCACGTCTTCAGGGAGGTCACAGATGCTGCAAAGCTGTACAAAAAAGAGAGGTGATTCTATCTGCTCATTCTCTTCTCACATTGCAGTCGTTTTTTTCTGGTAAAAACACTGGGGCAAAtaaaggcaagaaaagaaaaataagaaattcagCTTTCTGAATAGGAAGGGCTCAGAGTAGTAAGCATTTGAAGAGTTTTTTTACACTTTCCTCAAGCTTACTTATTGTTATGTTTTCTAAAGCACTTCTGCAATAAGTGGGCACGTTACCTtaagaaaacaaggaagaatTCTGGGTAAATACAGTTTAGATGAGAATTGTTCTCCTCAAAGTAGTATCAAAAGTGGCATGTAGTGACCAGTTctgtcttcacagaatcacaagggtTCTTGGCTGGTTGATGATGAGATCCTAAAATACTTCACTAAACAAATACAACAGCTCAGCGATTGCTTTTAGCTTTGAAGTGGAAAGGGAGAAAACTGTGCACCATTGAGAACAGCTAAGATTTGTTCAAGTGATATTTTAACTTCAGCTATTGTAATACGAATAATTTCACTGTAGTGACGTCAGCGATGATTTCTTTCAGGTGGTTGTCTTTACCATCTCAGGCAGAGCAGGCAGTCATGTCTTTGTCAAGCACAGCTTGCCCAATGTTGTTGACTCTACGAGACCGCTTGCTACAACTGGAACAGCAGCTCTGTCACTCtctgtttaaaatattctggCAAATGCTCGCAGAGAAAGTGGACACTTACATCTATCAGGAGGTGGGTGTGCACAAAATACACGCGGCGCAGCGAAGGGTTGGTGGCTGGCCTAAACAGAAGATGCACCCCTTTCTGTTGGCAGATAATTATGGCAAATCATTTCAATgaaggaggagcagcacagcttcagtTTGACATGACCAGaaacctttttcctttgttttcacaCTACTGTAAGAGGCCGGAAAACTACTTCAAGCAGTAAGTAGGAAGTCTCATCagtcagtatttcagaaaagagtGTCCAGATGCATGTGTTTTACATATCAGGAATCTTTTCATAGTttgagaggggaagaaagacTTAAAATATGTGGATCATCGGGGACGTCTTGGGGAGGCACAGTCTTGACATTTATAATAGCAAATacttagcaaaaataaatatgctatttcatagaatgaatcatagaatggcctgggttgaaaaggaccacaatgctcatctagtttcaaccccctgctatgtgcaggtcaccaaccagcagaccaggctgcccagagccacatccagcctggccttgaatgcctccagggatggggcatccacagcctccttgggcaacctgttccagtgcgtcaccaccctgtgtgaaaaacctcctcctaatatctcacctaaatctcctctgtctcagtttaaaaccattcccccttgttctgtcataATCCACCCGCATGTTTGTCATGCTATAAGCAGTAGTTTCCAGTTCAGTACTTCTGATACTTTTCAGAAGTCAGtgggaactttttttttcttagttgcTGGGCATACAAAATTGAGTATCCCATGGTTGCTTCTTTTATTAATCCATAtgtacctttttttccctcatgtaGCATCAAAGAGGCCTGCATTATCCTGAATCTGAATATTGGTTCTGCCTTGCTTCTGAAGGAGGTACTGCAGTCAGCCTCAGAAAGCGAAGCGCCATTGCAGCCAAACCAGCCATCAGCAACAGCAGCGTTAAATGAACTGGGAGTTTACAAATTAGCACAACAGGATGTTGAGATTCTTCTCAATTTGAGAGCTATTTGGCCAAGTACGGGCAAATAAAGACTTTTTTCAGAAGTGGTTAAAACTTAATCTAGAtcacttgtttaaaaaaaaaataagcagaaagcTGTGTCATTGGTTTGATATAATCTTACTTTTATTATATAcagttccaaaaaaaaaaacctttaaggTGCTATGGTGCTGACTTGTAACTGCACagatctttcttttccagcactgctttgtctTGACATTTAGAAGCTCACAGGTTCTTCATTACTAATGAATGTGTTACTTGTTTTCGGATGGCCTGCCTTGTTGCTTTGGCATGCTGTCACACTGGTATAATGACTTCAGAGCTGGTGCATGTATGCAggtgcagctgtgtgcagtaTGGACAGCTGGCATGCTCTCACCTAAGTGCAGATGTTTTCCACTTCTCAATCCCTGGTGTAATGAGTGTTCTGTATTAAAATGTGCACAGCGAGTCTCAGCATGGAATGAAGGaatatatcatttttatttatcaatactatttcaaaattcaatttttttttccttttttttttttttttttttttttttgctgtcccCAAGTGGCCTCTGTTTTTTGAGTAGGACTTCCTTTATTCATGGCCTTATTTAAAAGCTGTGATCGTTGGCAATGCTGTATTTCTCCAAACATGAACATTTTGAAGTTGCTGAAGCCGATGATGTTTTTCGTACCAGCACTGTGAGGCCACAGTTGAAGGAGGAAATGccaaaacacttatttttgaTTTGTAAACAGGGTTTCTACTTATTCAGGCAATCTTATTATCTTAATTAATGCATTTCTAGTGCCTGGTAAGCACAAACatgtttttgtcatttgttcTCTCAGCCGACAGCTAAAATGGATGGGgggaaaataaatgcactgCTTAAACTTGTCTTGACCCACCAGTAACTGGATGGAGCAAAATACCTATTTCTAATATACAGAGCAGACCACTCTTAAATCACTCCACAGCCCAGCCTTCCAGCAACGTTTTCATCCTAGGACAGAAGAGAACATCCGGTTAGGTAAGTGAGGAccaactgctttgttttcttgcagtggCTGTAAGTGACCAAACAACGTCCCTCGAAGCACGCCGTGACCATCAGCAATGAGCGCAAGCTGGAGCTCGCTTCATTGCTGCGTGACTGCCCCTGCCGCGTTACAACGGCCAGCTTTGCTTGAGCGCGCTGTTTCTATAGCAGCGATTTGCTCCCTGTGGCGccgggcagcctgctctggtacCGGAGCTGGAGCCTGTGCCGGGGGGTTGGAACTCAGGAGCCATTCTATGCTGCTACGATCTGCAGGGTTGCCCGATGCTGCCCGGTTTGTGGGGGAGAAACGGGGTAGGGCTGCTTTGCAGGGATCTCGAAAGCTCAGCAGCCCGTCCATGCTACAGCGTCGACCTTCCTAGGTCTTGCATTGCGAGGGGTAACCTTCAAGGAAACTCCTGCAGGACCCCTGCCGGCGGCACTTACATTTCTTCCTTGAACGTGGCCAGCCCGATCTCCTCCTCATCCCCGACGCGCAGCTCTGCGGTGCTCAGCCCCAGCGTCGTAAGagctgaggaaaaggaaaggggtTCCCGAGCAAGTCTTCGGCAGACTGATTTAAGGCAGAACGCGACCGGGATATCGTTAAGAAAAGTGAAAGTGTTTAACGTCGCGAAGCGCCGGCCGCGTCGGCACAAGCGCCGATGCCGTCACGGTGTAAGCAGGCAGAGATCTGAAACGTTTTTAGCAAACGCGGGGCCGCGGGACCGACCTGCTCGGCACTGCCTGCCCGTGACGAAGCCGCGCCCCGCGGCGTCCAGCATCCTGAACACGGCCTCCACATCCGCCTCGTCCAGCACGGACGGCATCGCCGCctcgccgcgccgcgccgctcgCACCGCTTCCAGCGCCTGGAGCAGGAACTGCCGCGGCCGCTCTGCAACGGAGCGAGGCCGGGGCTGCCGCGGGCCCTCCGCGCCCATTCTTCTGCCCCTCCCCGCGCCCGCCCCGAGGGTTTCCTTCCCACCCCCTACAGAACCCCTCTCCCTCCGGAGCGCAGCGATAAACCCGCCGCCACGCCGTTTTCCCTCAGCCCGACCCCCGGAGGGCCGCACCGGGCCGGCGGTACAGCAGCAGCGCGGCGAGGCGGTGCAGCAGCGCGGGCAGCCCGTGCCGCTCCAGGTACTCGCGGCTCTGCTGCTCGCCCGCCGCCATGGCGCGTTGCTAGGAGCCCGCGCCGCCACACCGCCGCGGCGCCGCCCCTCACGGTCGTCGCAGACCTCGGAGGTGCCTGAGGAGGGCGGGCGAAGCGAGGCGGACCTCGGGGCTGGGAGGGGGCGGAGAATCAGCGCTCGGGGCAGGGAAACGGCGTGTGGTGCGGCACGGCTCTGCTTCAGCgggcagcagcagaaaccaGCACGAAACACACGTCGAAAAGCTGACACCTGCAGTGTGCGCGCACAGCAACCGCAGGCTTCAGTCAGCGTGCTTCTGTGAAGAACGGTTCCAAGAATCACCAAGCAAAGCAAACCTCCATAGGAacgtacatatatatatatatatatacagtcaTTTCTTTGTTAAGAAGGCacaatttatttccttgaaaaacGTTCTGCTAACACATGGTGTAGGGCACTTGTCCTCGgtccacagcacagcaccagcacgTGCTGCACCAGgtgagctctgagctctgcGATGCTCACCGAGAGGAACTGCGCTTctgctgatgaagaaaaatgggATTTGACAACGCGTCTGAATGATCTCTGGTTTCATCACAGTAATGCTGCTGCTAATTAAGTTTTAATCACAACCGCAAGgatcatttctatttttgtgtggttatttatttacaatTGAATTGTGCTTTTACTTACTAGCTGCTGTGGCAGGAGATGAGCCTCTTGTAGAATACAGCATATAACTTCAGCCTCCTCTCTATCTCATTGCACTGGACTGCATAGACTACCAACAGTCCTGAAGAGTGacaggaggaggagcagggccTGCAGGCAGCCGTGCTGCCAGCTGTAGTCAGTCTTCTACTCTCCGAGTTGGAAAAATGCCCATCTGCCCCTTCTCCCCTGCCAGTCAAAtactgctgcagctggcagcacgtTATGTGTTGCTTagaattcttcctttctcccttctgtgGAGAGCTGCTCACAGATCTTTATGCTTCTGCAGGTCAGCCCTAACCACTAAAAAAGGCACCCCTCTGCCCACCCACAAAAAGGAGAATC encodes:
- the EFCAB10 gene encoding EF-hand calcium-binding domain-containing protein 10 isoform X1; protein product: MAAGEQQSREYLERHGLPALLHRLAALLLYRRPERPRQFLLQALEAVRAARRGEAAMPSVLDEADVEAVFRMLDAAGRGFVTGRQCRAVCRRLAREPLSFSSALTTLGLSTAELRVGDEEEIGLATFKEEMMKTLLEGWAVE
- the EFCAB10 gene encoding EF-hand calcium-binding domain-containing protein 10 isoform X2, with amino-acid sequence MAAGEQQSREYLERHGLPALLHRLAALLLYRRPERPRQFLLQALEAVRAARRGEAAMPSVLDEADVEAVFRMLDAAGRGFVTGRQCRAALTTLGLSTAELRVGDEEEIGLATFKEEMMKTLLEGWAVE